In Thermoplasmata archaeon, the genomic window AATGTTAGGAGAATATCTAAGTGATGATAAAATCTTAAAATTGACAGAATTATTAAAATTTGAAGGTTCTGCAGAAGATTTAAGATCAGTAATAGACACTGAAAATAATGAGATGAAAAATAGATTAGATATACTTCAGACTCTGGAAAATTATTTTAAAGCATATTCTGTGACCGAATATAAATTTGATTTTGCTACGGTTAGAGGGTTGTCTTATTATACTGGTATCGTATTTGAAGCAAAGGATGAGCAGGGAGAGTTCAGATCAATACTTGGTGGTGGAAGATATGATAAGATTGTTGAGCTTTTTGGATCCAGATCAGTTCCTGCGGTCGGATTCGGAATGGGTGATGTAGTATTAGAAATGCTGATGAGGAGAGAAGGGTTATGGATTAGCACGCCAGTGCAATTAGATTATTATATAATTAATGATTATAAATTTAGAGCCTATGCGATTCAAGTCCTTTCTAAAATCAGAAACTATGGATTAATGGCAGATATAAACATGATTGATCGCAGTATATCTAATCAGTTCAAGTATGCGAATAAGATAAAGGCAAAAAATGTCATTATTATTGGTGAGCAAGAAGTTGCAAATAACTCTATATCTATCAAGGATATGAGTTCTGGTAAACAGGTTTCTCTGCCTTTTTCTGAATTTTTTGAGAAAAAAATAAAATCAGAAAATATTTTTAAGCAATGAAGTATTTCCCCTTTTAGAGTGATATATATGCATTCGTTAGATCCTATATTTAAACCAAAATCAATCGCGATAATTGGTGCCTCTAGAGAGCCTTATGCAATTGGATATACGGTAGTTAAAAATTTACTTACTACTCGATATGAGGGAAAAATATATCCGATAAATCCAAAAGCAGATGAAATTTTAAACTTAAAATGTTATCATTCGATCTTAGACGTTCCTGATCCAGTAGATCTGGCAGTTATCACCGTTCCTGCAAAGATAACTCCTGCTGTGGTAGAAGAGGCAGGAAAGAAAGGCGTCATAGGGGTAGCGATAATAGCTTCTGGGTTCAGTGAAGTGGGAGAAGTAGATTTAGAAAATAAGATTGTAGAGATCGCAAAAAAGTATAAAATGAGAATTTTAGGACCAAATATAGTAGGGTTAATGAATAATCCGTTGAAAATGAATGCTTCTTTTGCTCCATATTTACCATACCCTGGCAAAATTGCAATGCTGTCGCAGAGTGGTGCACTATTAATAGCATTGGACAGCAGG contains:
- the hisS gene encoding histidine--tRNA ligase encodes the protein MSIDKLRGFREIYPEEMYIRKRVFEIIKNVAENFGFSEIDGPSVEPLELFEVKSGQELVSQTFSFRDKSDRLITLIPEITPTVSRMIAKRKDLSVPVKWYSFPKLWRYEEPQSGRLREFYQFNADIFGVSNVEADAEIIVLAISILNSLGLKGKYKIKISDRILIEQLLKQMGVENIEEMFRIIDKSDKISQEEFEKMLGEYLSDDKILKLTELLKFEGSAEDLRSVIDTENNEMKNRLDILQTLENYFKAYSVTEYKFDFATVRGLSYYTGIVFEAKDEQGEFRSILGGGRYDKIVELFGSRSVPAVGFGMGDVVLEMLMRREGLWISTPVQLDYYIINDYKFRAYAIQVLSKIRNYGLMADINMIDRSISNQFKYANKIKAKNVIIIGEQEVANNSISIKDMSSGKQVSLPFSEFFEKKIKSENIFKQ